One window from the genome of Pseudomonas leptonychotis encodes:
- a CDS encoding tetratricopeptide repeat protein translates to MVRLLLLIALCGAGTAHAAEQAVDPAVFRALDTAQIAQKKGDYAAARRALDAASAKPDSLEEVLLWRSRGYLAWAQGNNVQALEMLDRVVKSAKLDAEMHRAEELNLARLNLNERRYARVVALLAPRQAGADEEVLQMLVQAYQGMGQPAKALPLAERYVQANPKAADSWLQFLVAMNADLKKYAAAERWQRQLMLRQPNNAQGWRQLAALQQLSGQNGKSLATLRAAYQKGLRFSESELDNLVLLAGAADQPWQGAKLLAGMLDQGLLPRTAVREERLALLWWQARERRQAATLFRALAARSGSAKHWMNLAQLEMEQARWKAGLEALGKAERAGAERSKVRSWRNWAESELSFAREKRVASAG, encoded by the coding sequence ATGGTTCGTCTATTGCTGCTGATCGCGCTGTGTGGCGCGGGTACCGCACACGCGGCAGAGCAGGCTGTTGATCCCGCAGTGTTTCGTGCGCTGGATACGGCGCAGATCGCGCAGAAAAAGGGTGATTATGCCGCGGCGCGGCGCGCGTTGGATGCCGCCAGCGCTAAACCCGATAGCCTGGAAGAAGTGCTGCTGTGGCGCAGTCGAGGCTATTTGGCCTGGGCGCAAGGCAACAATGTCCAAGCTCTTGAGATGCTCGATAGAGTCGTCAAGAGCGCCAAGCTGGACGCCGAAATGCACCGCGCCGAAGAGCTTAATCTGGCCCGGCTGAACCTTAATGAGCGGCGCTATGCACGAGTTGTGGCCCTGCTCGCGCCGCGCCAGGCCGGCGCCGATGAGGAGGTGCTGCAAATGCTGGTGCAGGCCTATCAAGGCATGGGACAGCCAGCCAAAGCCTTACCTCTGGCCGAGCGTTATGTGCAAGCCAACCCGAAAGCGGCGGACAGCTGGCTGCAGTTTTTGGTGGCAATGAATGCCGACCTGAAAAAATATGCCGCCGCCGAGCGCTGGCAACGCCAGTTGATGTTGCGCCAACCGAACAATGCGCAAGGTTGGCGTCAGTTGGCGGCTTTGCAGCAACTCAGCGGCCAGAATGGTAAGTCCCTGGCAACCTTGCGCGCGGCCTACCAGAAGGGCCTGCGCTTTAGTGAAAGTGAGCTGGATAATTTGGTGTTGCTGGCCGGCGCGGCGGACCAGCCTTGGCAAGGCGCCAAGCTGCTGGCCGGTATGCTCGATCAGGGTTTGTTGCCGCGTACTGCCGTACGTGAAGAGCGCTTGGCGCTGCTGTGGTGGCAAGCCCGCGAGCGGCGCCAGGCGGCAACCCTCTTCCGTGCGTTGGCCGCGCGTTCGGGCAGCGCCAAACACTGGATGAACTTGGCTCAGCTGGAGATGGAACAGGCGCGCTGGAAAGCAGGCCTGGAAGCCTTAGGCAAGGCCGAGCGCGCCGGCGCCGAGCGCAGCAAAGTGCGCAGTTGGCGTAACTGGGCGGAAAGCGAGTTGAGCTTCGCGCGGGAAAAACGTGTGGCCAGTGCCGGCTAG
- a CDS encoding energy transducer TonB, translating into MRLPLSFAAACVMALALFGLMLYMVAPPSSQPSDEPLTVANFVRLDGESSDTATRTRQQAPQPPQAQTQQAPTPPTPMAATPNASLPALDLPVPSLSSGIAVNSAPTPNLSGLAAGAAAPSAPAATASDASGNPGGPESEVMPLNDISPDYPRYALQRGIQGHVKLAFTINRAGAVENVRVLEAQPQNVFEREARRAAVRWRFAPRTEGGLAVAREAVKTLYFRLEGGR; encoded by the coding sequence ATGCGATTGCCCCTGTCGTTTGCGGCGGCCTGTGTGATGGCCTTGGCGCTGTTTGGCCTGATGCTTTATATGGTCGCGCCGCCCAGCAGCCAGCCGAGCGACGAGCCGCTGACGGTGGCCAATTTCGTTCGGCTGGATGGTGAATCCAGCGATACCGCGACACGCACCCGCCAGCAGGCACCTCAGCCACCGCAAGCGCAGACGCAGCAAGCCCCGACGCCGCCGACGCCAATGGCGGCGACGCCGAATGCCAGCCTGCCGGCGTTGGATTTACCCGTGCCGAGCTTGAGCAGCGGAATTGCGGTTAACAGTGCGCCAACGCCGAACCTGAGTGGTTTGGCTGCGGGTGCGGCGGCGCCAAGTGCGCCAGCCGCGACTGCCAGCGATGCGAGCGGAAATCCAGGCGGTCCGGAAAGCGAAGTGATGCCGCTCAATGACATCAGCCCGGATTACCCGCGCTACGCCTTGCAGCGTGGCATTCAAGGCCACGTGAAACTGGCGTTCACCATTAATCGCGCGGGCGCGGTGGAAAATGTACGCGTCCTCGAAGCCCAGCCGCAGAACGTGTTCGAGCGTGAAGCCCGTCGTGCCGCCGTGCGCTGGCGCTTTGCGCCGCGCACTGAAGGTGGCCTGGCGGTGGCACGTGAAGCCGTTAAAACCCTGTACTTCCGCCTAGAAGGAGGTCGCTAA
- a CDS encoding ExbD/TolR family protein, whose amino-acid sequence MRMRRHHQQDEDTGIDLTPMLDVVFIMLIFFIVTSSFIKEAGVEVQRPQAETASPQDKGNILIAITADGEVWMDKKVVDVRSVRAHVERMRVDQPDGAVVVQADQDARTGLVVQVMDQARLAGVQDVALAATAGAR is encoded by the coding sequence ATGAGAATGCGCCGTCACCACCAGCAAGACGAAGACACCGGCATCGACCTGACGCCGATGCTCGACGTGGTCTTTATCATGCTGATCTTCTTTATCGTCACCAGCTCCTTTATCAAGGAAGCCGGTGTCGAAGTGCAGCGGCCGCAGGCGGAAACCGCCAGCCCGCAGGACAAAGGCAATATCCTCATCGCCATCACCGCTGACGGTGAGGTGTGGATGGACAAAAAAGTGGTCGATGTACGCAGCGTGCGCGCCCATGTCGAGCGCATGCGTGTCGATCAGCCGGACGGCGCCGTGGTGGTGCAGGCAGACCAAGATGCCCGTACCGGACTGGTGGTGCAGGTGATGGATCAAGCGCGCCTGGCCGGCGTACAGGACGTTGCCCTGGCGGCCACGGCGGGAGCGCGTTGA
- a CDS encoding MotA/TolQ/ExbB proton channel family protein, with amino-acid sequence MTDWLALWLRLVDSSHALLDFMSAGGVVMWALAGLCVVFWTLVFERFWYMRRVFPEWVKERRQAWQQVLNDDAGNWQRAVRSAWLAQAQQHLLGPLRLSRTLVAMYPLLGLLGTVSGMVAVFDVLAINGAGNPRGMAAGVWQATLPTMAGMVLAISGLFSLARLERDARRALERLADQLRHD; translated from the coding sequence GTGACTGATTGGCTGGCGCTGTGGTTGCGCCTGGTTGACAGCAGCCATGCCTTGCTCGATTTCATGAGCGCCGGTGGCGTGGTGATGTGGGCGCTGGCGGGCCTGTGTGTGGTGTTCTGGACCTTGGTGTTTGAGCGCTTCTGGTACATGCGCCGGGTGTTTCCGGAGTGGGTGAAGGAGCGCCGTCAGGCCTGGCAACAGGTGCTAAATGATGATGCCGGTAACTGGCAACGCGCGGTGCGCAGCGCCTGGTTGGCGCAGGCGCAGCAGCATTTGCTCGGGCCGTTACGCCTGAGCAGAACCCTGGTGGCGATGTACCCGCTGCTGGGCTTGCTCGGCACGGTGAGCGGCATGGTGGCGGTGTTTGACGTGTTGGCCATCAACGGCGCCGGTAACCCGCGCGGCATGGCCGCTGGCGTTTGGCAGGCAACCCTGCCGACCATGGCCGGCATGGTGCTGGCGATTAGTGGATTGTTCAGCTTGGCGCGTCTTGAACGTGATGCGCGCCGGGCTCTAGAGCGGCTGGCTGACCAGCTGCGTCACGACTGA
- a CDS encoding MotA/TolQ/ExbB proton channel family protein: protein MNRRVLALTLALLPALAVAAEPLSPDQLLQRIRSERAAEVTAMQSREQAFIAERGERAQLLAGARSALSTQKAEAERLKAEFDRQESQLAEQEKLLTQRVGHLGELFGVVRQSAGDVAGQWQDSLLNAQYPQRLASLKALAESRTLPSAADLDGYWMLLLEDLTASGRVEPVQLPVVAADGTRAPQSVLRVGTFSAYGTDDFLRYDADAGELIAPPRQPSGLGQVGDYLGSNETVASLPIDPSRGTLLAQLQRQPGLWDRVQQGGLVGWVILALGLFGLLLAIWRMVFLTRAGRGVSAQMHDLSAPRADNPLGRIIGVLGPKPQLSDLETLELKLDEAILLETPPLEKGQGLLKLLCAVAPLLGLLGTVTGMIVTFQAITQGGGGDSRLMADGISQALVTTVLGLVVAIPLLFLHTLLASRSKGLIQLLEQQSAGLIALHLSGAPRRD, encoded by the coding sequence ATGAACCGTCGCGTTCTTGCTCTAACCCTGGCCTTGCTGCCAGCGCTGGCCGTTGCGGCCGAACCCTTGAGCCCGGACCAACTGCTGCAACGCATTCGCAGTGAGCGTGCTGCCGAAGTCACGGCCATGCAGAGCCGTGAGCAGGCCTTCATTGCGGAGCGTGGCGAGCGCGCGCAGTTATTGGCGGGTGCGCGTAGCGCCTTGAGCACACAGAAGGCCGAAGCCGAACGGCTAAAGGCTGAGTTTGACCGTCAAGAAAGTCAGTTGGCCGAGCAAGAGAAACTGCTGACTCAACGTGTCGGTCATCTCGGTGAGTTATTTGGCGTGGTTCGCCAAAGCGCCGGTGATGTCGCTGGGCAGTGGCAGGACAGCCTGCTCAACGCTCAATACCCGCAGCGTCTGGCCAGCCTCAAGGCATTGGCTGAAAGCCGCACGCTGCCATCCGCCGCCGATCTCGATGGCTATTGGATGCTGCTGCTCGAAGACCTGACCGCCAGCGGCCGCGTAGAGCCGGTGCAGTTGCCGGTGGTTGCTGCTGATGGCACGCGTGCACCGCAAAGCGTGCTGCGCGTCGGCACGTTTTCCGCCTACGGCACCGATGATTTCTTGCGTTACGACGCCGATGCGGGCGAGCTGATTGCTCCGCCGCGTCAGCCGTCCGGGCTGGGTCAAGTGGGCGATTACCTGGGCAGCAACGAAACAGTTGCCAGCCTCCCGATCGACCCGAGCCGCGGCACCCTGCTGGCGCAGTTGCAGCGTCAGCCTGGGCTGTGGGATCGCGTGCAGCAGGGTGGGCTGGTCGGCTGGGTGATCCTCGCCCTGGGTCTGTTTGGTCTGCTGCTGGCGATCTGGCGCATGGTCTTTCTGACTCGTGCGGGGCGTGGCGTCAGCGCGCAGATGCATGACCTCAGCGCGCCGCGTGCGGACAACCCGCTGGGCCGGATCATCGGCGTGCTGGGGCCTAAACCGCAATTGTCGGATCTGGAAACCCTGGAGTTGAAGCTCGACGAAGCCATCCTGCTGGAAACCCCGCCGCTGGAAAAAGGCCAGGGCCTGCTCAAGCTGCTGTGCGCCGTAGCGCCGCTGCTGGGTCTGCTCGGTACCGTGACCGGGATGATCGTCACCTTCCAAGCGATTACCCAAGGCGGTGGCGGTGATTCACGGCTAATGGCCGATGGTATCTCGCAAGCACTGGTCACCACCGTGCTGGGGCTGGTGGTGGCGATTCCGCTGCTGTTCCTGCACACCCTGCTCGCTAGCCGCAGCAAAGGCCTGATCCAGCTGCTCGAACAGCAGAGCGCCGGGCTGATCGCCCTGCATCTGTCGGGAGCTCCGCGCCGTGACTGA
- a CDS encoding DUF3450 domain-containing protein gives MTPLPKRLLAVALVLASAPLAATPLDAALDESQALAADAKASQARVEQLDDASREMLSEYRNALQQAEALQGYNAQLRELVTAQRKELAGYQQQLDGIERTQEAVTPQMRRMVEVLGEFIGADLPFLPDERSDRLAQLQDLLPRADVSLAEKYRRILEAYQVESDYGRTLEAWRGELPSEGSSRSVEFLRLGRVMLYFQTLDGHESGWWNPQTRSWQILDGSARRPLRQAIAIARQEQAPALLDLPVKTLALEAKP, from the coding sequence ATGACCCCTCTGCCGAAGCGCCTGCTGGCAGTCGCTCTGGTTCTGGCCAGTGCGCCGCTTGCCGCGACCCCTCTGGATGCCGCACTGGATGAAAGCCAAGCCTTGGCTGCCGATGCCAAGGCCTCGCAAGCTCGCGTCGAACAACTCGATGACGCCAGCCGGGAAATGCTCAGCGAATACCGCAATGCCCTGCAGCAGGCCGAAGCTCTGCAGGGTTACAACGCTCAGCTGCGTGAGCTGGTAACGGCGCAGCGCAAGGAACTGGCGGGCTATCAGCAGCAGTTGGACGGCATTGAGCGCACGCAGGAGGCGGTGACTCCGCAGATGCGCCGCATGGTTGAGGTGCTGGGGGAGTTTATCGGCGCTGACCTGCCGTTCCTTCCCGATGAGCGCAGTGACCGTTTGGCGCAGTTGCAGGATCTGCTGCCGCGTGCCGATGTCAGCCTGGCGGAAAAATACCGACGCATCCTTGAGGCCTACCAAGTGGAAAGCGATTACGGCCGCACCCTGGAAGCCTGGCGTGGCGAGTTGCCGAGTGAAGGCAGCTCGCGCAGTGTCGAGTTTCTGCGCCTGGGCCGGGTGATGCTGTATTTCCAAACCCTCGATGGCCATGAAAGTGGTTGGTGGAACCCGCAAACCCGTAGCTGGCAAATCCTCGATGGCAGTGCGCGTCGTCCATTGCGTCAGGCCATCGCGATTGCCCGTCAGGAGCAGGCCCCGGCCTTGCTTGACCTGCCTGTGAAAACCCTGGCGCTGGAGGCCAAGCCATGA
- a CDS encoding OmpW/AlkL family protein: MRTSLLTASLLTLAIAAPMAHAHQAGDIIVRAGAITVDPQESSGDIWVGALDTNVAGTKATLNSDTQLGLNFAYMLTNNIGIELLAATPFSHDVGVKGMPGAFAGLNGKLGELKHLPPTLSVVYYPLDSSSAFQPYVGAGINYTWFFDTELSSEAQDKGFSGLDMKDSWGLAAQVGMDYMLTDSIMLNAQVRYIDIDTTGTTHILGDKVKVDVDVDPFVYMVGLGYKF; this comes from the coding sequence ATGCGTACATCTCTTTTAACCGCCTCACTGCTGACCCTGGCGATTGCCGCGCCAATGGCACACGCACACCAAGCGGGCGATATTATCGTGCGGGCCGGTGCCATCACCGTTGACCCACAGGAAAGCAGCGGCGATATATGGGTAGGTGCCCTCGACACCAACGTGGCAGGCACCAAGGCCACACTCAACAGCGACACCCAGCTGGGTTTGAACTTTGCCTACATGCTGACCAACAACATTGGCATCGAACTACTGGCGGCCACCCCGTTCAGCCATGACGTAGGCGTAAAAGGCATGCCAGGGGCCTTCGCCGGGCTCAACGGCAAACTCGGCGAACTCAAACACCTGCCACCGACACTGAGCGTGGTGTATTACCCGCTCGATTCGAGCTCAGCATTCCAGCCTTATGTCGGCGCCGGCATCAATTACACCTGGTTCTTCGACACCGAACTGAGCAGCGAAGCGCAAGACAAAGGTTTTAGCGGCCTGGACATGAAAGACTCTTGGGGGTTGGCGGCGCAGGTGGGCATGGACTACATGCTGACTGACAGCATCATGCTCAACGCCCAGGTGCGTTATATCGATATCGACACCACCGGCACCACACACATCCTTGGCGACAAGGTGAAAGTCGATGTGGACGTGGACCCTTTCGTCTATATGGTCGGCCTGGGCTACAAGTTCTAA
- a CDS encoding NAD-dependent epimerase/dehydratase family protein, with the protein MSDLRPVLVTGGAGFIGSHLVDALLAQGHRVRVLDNLSMGKRSNLPLDNPLLQFIQGDVADAAVVAQAVAGCVAVAHLAAVASVQASVDDPVATHQSNFVGTLNVCEAMRLHGVKRVLFASSAAVYGHNGEGMAIDENTPKAPLTPYAADKLASEHYLDFYRRQHGLEPAIFRFFNIFGPRQDPSSPYSGVISIFTQRAQQGLPISVFGDGEQTRDFFYIADLLALLTQALTAPQVVEGAVNVGWNQAVSLNQLLADIGELCGGLPAITYQAPRAGDIRHSRADNQRLQAHYQLPPTTSMQEGLRHLLAQS; encoded by the coding sequence ATGTCTGATTTGCGTCCTGTCTTGGTTACCGGCGGTGCGGGTTTTATCGGCTCGCACTTGGTCGATGCGTTATTGGCCCAAGGGCATCGCGTGCGGGTGCTGGATAACCTGTCGATGGGCAAACGGTCCAATCTGCCGTTGGATAATCCTCTGCTGCAGTTTATCCAGGGCGATGTCGCCGATGCGGCCGTGGTAGCGCAGGCGGTTGCCGGGTGTGTGGCCGTGGCGCATCTGGCGGCGGTGGCCTCGGTGCAGGCCTCGGTGGATGATCCGGTGGCGACCCATCAGAGTAATTTCGTCGGCACCCTGAATGTCTGCGAGGCCATGCGCCTGCACGGCGTCAAACGCGTGTTGTTTGCCTCCAGTGCGGCGGTCTATGGCCATAACGGCGAAGGCATGGCCATTGATGAAAATACGCCGAAGGCGCCGCTGACACCTTATGCCGCGGACAAGCTGGCAAGCGAGCACTACCTGGATTTCTATCGCCGTCAGCATGGTTTGGAACCGGCGATTTTTCGCTTCTTTAATATCTTCGGACCGCGGCAGGACCCATCCTCGCCGTATTCCGGAGTAATCAGTATTTTCACCCAGCGCGCTCAGCAAGGTCTGCCGATCAGCGTGTTCGGTGATGGTGAGCAGACTCGCGATTTTTTCTACATCGCGGACTTGCTGGCGTTGTTGACCCAGGCGCTGACTGCGCCGCAAGTGGTGGAGGGCGCGGTCAATGTCGGCTGGAACCAGGCTGTCAGCCTAAATCAGCTGCTGGCTGATATTGGTGAGCTGTGTGGCGGTTTGCCTGCGATCACCTATCAAGCTCCGCGTGCTGGCGATATTCGTCACTCGCGTGCAGATAACCAACGGTTACAGGCGCATTATCAGTTGCCGCCAACAACCTCCATGCAAGAAGGCTTAAGGCATCTGCTGGCGCAATCCTGA
- a CDS encoding sugar nucleotide-binding protein, which yields MRMRLMLLGGGNALGQALIRLGAEEDIGFLAPRPPESGWDPASLTQLLDDTRPDALINLAYYFDWFQAEVVSEAHFAAQERSVERLAELCQHHQIRLLQPSSYRVFDGVRATAYSEKEEPQPLGLRGQALWRFEQRVRAICPRHVLLRFGWLLDDSAAGLLGRFLSRAGQSEPLLLADDRRGNPTPVDDAARVILAVLKQLDCQTPLWGTYHYGGHEATTSLALGQAVLSEARSFRSNLVEELGPQAHSARSDAAEEPQHAVLSCKKILHTFGIKPRAWRSGLPSLLDRYYRHV from the coding sequence ATGCGTATGCGGCTAATGCTGCTGGGTGGGGGCAATGCTCTTGGGCAAGCTCTGATTCGTCTCGGTGCTGAAGAGGACATCGGCTTCCTCGCGCCGCGTCCGCCTGAGTCTGGCTGGGACCCTGCCAGCCTGACTCAGCTGCTTGATGACACCCGTCCAGATGCCCTGATCAACCTTGCTTACTACTTCGACTGGTTCCAGGCTGAAGTAGTAAGTGAGGCGCATTTTGCTGCTCAGGAGCGCTCCGTCGAGCGTCTCGCCGAACTCTGCCAGCATCATCAAATTCGTCTGTTACAGCCGTCCAGCTACCGCGTGTTCGATGGCGTGCGCGCTACGGCGTACAGTGAAAAGGAAGAACCTCAGCCGCTTGGCCTGAGGGGGCAAGCCCTCTGGCGTTTTGAGCAGCGCGTGCGAGCAATTTGTCCGCGTCATGTGCTGTTGCGTTTTGGCTGGTTGCTGGATGACAGCGCCGCTGGCTTGCTCGGGCGCTTTCTAAGCCGCGCTGGGCAAAGTGAGCCGCTGTTGCTGGCCGATGATCGGCGAGGCAATCCGACCCCGGTTGATGATGCGGCGCGGGTAATTCTCGCCGTGCTTAAGCAGTTGGATTGCCAGACGCCCCTGTGGGGCACCTATCACTACGGCGGGCATGAGGCGACCACGTCGCTGGCGCTGGGGCAGGCAGTGCTGAGCGAGGCGCGCAGTTTTCGCAGCAATCTGGTTGAGGAGCTGGGCCCGCAAGCGCACAGCGCCCGTTCGGATGCCGCCGAAGAGCCGCAGCACGCGGTGTTGTCTTGCAAGAAAATTCTGCACACTTTCGGCATCAAACCTCGCGCCTGGCGCTCGGGCTTGCCGAGCCTACTGGATCGTTACTACCGCCATGTCTGA
- a CDS encoding single-stranded DNA-binding protein: MARGVNKVILVGTCGQDPETRYLPNGNAVTNLSLATSEQWTDKQTGQKVEKTEWHRVSMFGKVAEIAGEYLRKGSQVYIEGKLQTREWEKDGIKRYTTEIVVDMQGTMQLLGGRPDNAGGDSAPRQQRPAAAPQRAPQQSAPRPAPQPAAQPAPDFDSFDDDIPF; this comes from the coding sequence ATGGCCCGTGGGGTTAACAAAGTCATTCTGGTCGGTACCTGCGGACAGGACCCGGAAACCCGTTACCTGCCAAATGGCAACGCGGTCACCAACCTGAGCCTGGCCACCAGCGAGCAGTGGACCGACAAGCAAACCGGGCAGAAGGTCGAGAAGACCGAATGGCACCGTGTGTCGATGTTTGGCAAGGTTGCGGAAATTGCCGGTGAATATCTGCGTAAAGGTTCGCAGGTGTATATCGAAGGTAAGCTGCAAACCCGTGAGTGGGAAAAAGACGGTATCAAGCGTTATACCACCGAGATCGTTGTCGACATGCAAGGCACCATGCAGCTGTTGGGCGGCCGTCCGGATAACGCCGGTGGCGATTCTGCGCCACGGCAGCAACGTCCTGCTGCTGCACCGCAGCGCGCACCACAGCAATCCGCTCCGCGTCCGGCTCCGCAGCCAGCAGCTCAACCCGCTCCGGACTTCGACAGCTTCGACGATGACATCCCGTTTTGA
- a CDS encoding MFS transporter: MHDPHSERMSGSETRAASGLALVFAFRMLGMFMVLPVLATYGMDLAGSTPALIGLAIGAYGLTQAFLQIPFGMLSDRIGRRPVIYAGLLIFAAGSLLAANADSIWGVIAGRVLQGAGAISAAVMALLSDLTREQHRTKAMAMIGMSIGLSFAVAMVVGPLLTRAFGLSGLFLATAAMALLGIVIVAGLVPSSAGPLQHRESRVSKQALLPTLKHPDLLRLDFGILVLHAILMASFIALPLALVEQGGLAKEEHWWVYLTALLVGFFGMVPFIIYGEKKRQMKPVLLGAVSVLLLCELFFWWFGTSLRALVLGTVVFFTAFNLLEASLPSLISKVAPAGGKGTAMGVYSTSQFLGAAIGGILGGWLYQHYSLSGVFAGCAVLALFWLVFAVTMREPPYVTSLRLPLSAVALQETGLAERLQALPGVADAVVVHEEAAIYIKVDTQQLDRTSLERLIEPVPAAC; encoded by the coding sequence ATGCACGATCCGCACAGCGAGCGTATGAGTGGCAGCGAGACCCGCGCGGCCAGTGGCCTGGCGCTGGTGTTCGCGTTCCGTATGCTCGGTATGTTTATGGTGCTGCCGGTGCTGGCGACCTATGGCATGGACCTGGCGGGTTCGACCCCCGCACTGATTGGTTTGGCGATAGGTGCGTATGGCCTGACGCAGGCGTTCTTGCAAATCCCTTTTGGCATGCTCAGTGATCGCATCGGCAGGCGTCCGGTGATCTATGCGGGCTTGCTGATTTTTGCCGCCGGCAGCCTGCTGGCAGCCAATGCCGATTCGATTTGGGGGGTGATTGCTGGGCGCGTGCTGCAAGGCGCCGGGGCGATTTCAGCGGCGGTGATGGCGCTGCTCTCCGATCTCACTCGCGAGCAGCACCGGACTAAGGCGATGGCCATGATTGGCATGAGCATCGGCTTGTCGTTTGCGGTGGCAATGGTGGTCGGCCCGCTGCTGACGCGTGCCTTTGGTTTGTCGGGTCTGTTTCTCGCCACCGCAGCGATGGCGCTGCTGGGCATTGTGATCGTTGCCGGGCTAGTGCCCTCTTCTGCCGGGCCGCTGCAGCACCGTGAGTCGCGGGTGAGCAAGCAGGCACTGCTGCCGACACTCAAGCATCCTGACTTACTGCGTCTGGACTTCGGCATTCTGGTGTTGCATGCCATCCTGATGGCCAGCTTTATTGCCTTGCCGCTGGCGCTGGTAGAGCAGGGTGGGTTGGCCAAGGAAGAACACTGGTGGGTGTATCTGACCGCGTTACTGGTAGGTTTCTTCGGCATGGTGCCGTTCATCATTTATGGTGAGAAGAAGCGTCAGATGAAGCCTGTGCTGCTCGGCGCGGTGAGCGTGCTGCTGCTGTGTGAGCTGTTCTTTTGGTGGTTCGGTACCAGCTTGCGTGCGCTGGTGCTCGGCACAGTGGTGTTCTTTACCGCGTTCAATCTACTGGAGGCGTCATTGCCTTCGCTGATTAGCAAGGTCGCGCCAGCGGGTGGTAAGGGCACAGCGATGGGCGTTTATTCCACCAGCCAGTTTCTGGGTGCGGCCATCGGTGGCATCCTCGGTGGTTGGTTGTATCAGCACTACAGCCTGTCGGGTGTGTTTGCGGGCTGTGCCGTGCTGGCTCTTTTTTGGCTGGTTTTTGCTGTTACTATGCGCGAACCGCCGTATGTCACCAGCCTGCGCCTGCCACTTTCAGCTGTGGCCTTGCAAGAAACAGGGCTGGCCGAGCGTCTACAGGCATTGCCCGGTGTGGCGGATGCTGTAGTGGTGCATGAAGAAGCCGCCATCTATATCAAAGTGGATACCCAACAATTGGACCGCACGTCCCTCGAGCGCCTCATAGAGCCGGTGCCGGCGGCGTGCTGA